AATACAAGCGGTGGCAGACGACGGCCCACGCGCGGGCGTACGAACCGATCCGGAAAGCGGGTCGCCAGGACGATCCCGAGTGCCTCATGTGCCATACGATGGGTTTCGGTCGGAAGGGCGGATTCGTCTCGATGGCGAAGACGCCCGCCCTGGGGCGCGTGACGTGCCAGGCCTGTCACGTCGTGAACAGCTATCACCACGAGAAGGGCAAGAAGGCCGAGCCGAAGATTTTCCTCTCCTCTCGCTGGTGCATGTCCTGCCACGGAATGGTTCAAAGTCCGAAGTTCGACTATTTTACCTACAAGCCGCGGATTCAACACCGTCCCGAAGAGGATCGGAAGAAGGATTAGGCTCTGTCTGAGAAACGCGCAGCGGTCCCGGCGCGCCGGGACCGCCGCGAAGAACCAGGAGAACGTGAAACGGGTGGCAGCCTGGGAAGGCCGCCACCCGATGGGGGTTTTTCAGACAGAGCCTAGTCCTCAGCCGGCGGGGAGAGCCCATGCACGCGACGGTCCTCGTGGGCCTGATCATGGCGCTTCTGGCGATGGAAGTCGCGCCGGAGGGGCCGCCGCCCGACGTCGCGACGACGTTAGGCGCCGTGGCGGCGATCGCGCTCGGCGTGTTCGCAGCCGGATGGATCCTTGGGGCGCTGGCGCTCCGCCGCGGGGCGCTTGAGGCGGAGGAACAGCGTTTCTTCCTGCGGGTGGGCCGCGCGGCCAAGGCATACCGGCTCGTGGTGCTGCTCGCGTATGGGATCATGCTCGGCGCGCTGAACTGGCCGGCTCTGGCGGCGCATCTGGCCGGCGACAAACGGATGTTTCTGGGTTTCCTCCTGATGGCGGCGCCGTTCCTGGTGCTCCTGGTTCTCTCGTGGACGGCCCTTTACTGGGCGGACCGCCGGCTGCGCGCGTTCATGTTCGCACGGGCCGGCGTCGTGATGGCCGGAGCGGCCTGGACGCTCCCGCGATACCTGGTCTTTCTTCTGCGTCAGTATCTGCTCGTGGTTTTCGTTCCGCTCGCGGCGCTTCTGGCGGTCCATGACCTCCTGGTCCGTTTCCTGGGGCCGCCGGATTCGATGCCGCTCGCCACCATACTCCTCGTCGGGGGGGTGGTGGCCGTGGCGGTGCTGGCCGGGCCGTGGATCCGTCTGTGCTGGCGGACGGAGCGGCTTCCGGAGGGCGACCTGCGCCGGCGCCTGACGGCTTTGGCGGGGCGCGCCG
The nucleotide sequence above comes from Planctomycetota bacterium. Encoded proteins:
- a CDS encoding cytochrome c family protein; its protein translation is AILVGAGQAGDILGALALRRDAGGGPEWKQTLTELSARVPGAKWVEDLYWDYVKEAKEKPETDWDTPIPVAYEPAEACGKCHEPEYKRWQTTAHARAYEPIRKAGRQDDPECLMCHTMGFGRKGGFVSMAKTPALGRVTCQACHVVNSYHHEKGKKAEPKIFLSSRWCMSCHGMVQSPKFDYFTYKPRIQHRPEEDRKKD